The Brevibacillus humidisoli DNA segment GAGAAGATTGGGTCAGAGTATGTGTTTGAATCATGGGATAAGGGTGTGCATTTTGTTGAAGAGAAATGCGCAGTGCGTCCGAGTACGGGATTTGCCGGGCTCTATTAAAACATGAGGCACTTGTAGGCCTACGGAAGGCCAAAGGAATGGGTAGCTTTGCAGCCATTACTGACGGCTTTGACTTGATCTTATGGGCCCAATGAGGTAAAAGGTCAGTTTCAAAAACATGTAAAAAGCCTGCTGATCGGCCGGATTCCAGGAAGATCCGCCGTTCAGCAGGCTTTTTTCACTTTCCGATCTGTTGTTCATGCACCAACCACGCAGCCCCGATCACCCCGGCATCGTTGCCCAAGATGGCAGGCACGATCTCACACGATTCAGCAGCATGGCTAAAGGTATAGCGTCGAAACTCCTCCCTGACGCGCTCAAACAGAAAGTCGCCCGCAGCGGCTACTCCCCCGCCGATCACAATCTTGCCGGGATTGAGGATATTGGCCAAATGGGAGAGGCCGAGCCCGAGGTAATAGGCGGCATCATCAACGACCTTGACTGCAGCGGCATCTCCCGCCTTGGCAGCATCAAAGACGTCTTTGGCCGTCAGCGCCCCGTTTTGCTCCAGGACGGCAGCCAATGTCTCGCTCTTTCCTTCTGCAGCTACCTGGGTCCCTTCACGAATAATCGCCGTGGCGGATGCGAATGTCTCCAAACAACCGGTGCGGCCGCAGTTGCAGAGCGGGCCGCCTGCTGGCACGACGGTCACATGCCCGATCTCGCCGCCCACGCCGCGCACACCGTGGATGATCCGACCATTGGCGATCACGCCTCCGCCTACGCCGGTCCCCAGCGTGATCGCCACCATGTCTTTGGCCCCCTGACCGGCACCGCGCCACATCTCCCCGAGCGCTGCCGTGTTGGCATCATTGTCGACCGAGATGGAAAGGCCGCTCAACTGCTCCAGCTTTTGTTTGAGCGGGACACTTTTCCAGTAGAGATTGACCGCTTCATGGACGCTGCCCGTCGCTTCATCGACCGGTCCGGGAACTCCGATCCCGATGCCGGCGAGGCTGCTGCGCTGCTGCCCTTCCTCCGCCAACAGCTGGTCAATCGTCTCCATCATCCTGCCGATCACGCGGTCCGCTCCCTCTGTTACCGGAGTCGGCACCTGTGTCTTGCGCAGGATGTCCCCCTCCATCGTCAACAGAGCAGCTTTAATCGCAGTCCCTCCAAGATCCACCCCTGCGATCATCGTTTGCGCCATAACCATCCTCTCCCACCGTTTCATTCCATTACGTCTTATATTACCATAAGTTTTGTACAGGAACATAGCGAATATTCAGAGCAGGCATAGCAATTCCCAAAGTGGGAAATACAGGATATGATGGAGAGAGAACGAAACAGATTGACGGAAGGGAGGGTCATATGATCCGAGCCAGATTAATATACAATCCTTCATCAGGACGAGAAGTGGTGCGACGACGGCTGCCTGACATTCTGGACTTTCTGGAGGAAGCAGGCTTTGAGACGTCCTGTTATGCGACGAAGGGAAAAAACGATGCGACAAAAGAAGCGGAGCGTGCGGTGGCCCGCGGATTCGATGTGGTGATCGCTGCAGGGGGAGACGGCACGATCTACGAAGTGGTGAACGGCATCGCGGAGAAAAAACATCGCCCCTCTCTCGGAATCATCCCATGCGGTACCAGCAACGACCTGGCACGAGCTCTCAACATCCCGCGCTCGATCGGTCAAGCGTGTGAGATCATCACGAACGGACGAACCAAACGGATCGATCTGGGACGAGTAAACGACCGATATTTTATCAACATCGCAGGCGGCGGTTCCTTTACTGAACTCACCTACGAAGTGCCAAGCAAGCTAAAGACGATGCTGGGACAGCTCGCCTACTACGTCAAGGGAATTGAAAAACTGCCGTCCATCCGACCAACGCGGATGCGCCTGCAGACCCGCGACAAGGTAGTGATCGACGATGAGATCATGCTATTTCTCGTCGCCAATAGCCATTCCGTAGGCGGCTTTCATCGATTGGCGCCAAGCGCTGACCTCTCCGACGGACTGCTGGACTGTCTGGTGCTGAAAAAAACCAGCCTGCCCGACTTTGTACGGCTGGCCACAATGGCGATCAAGGGAGATCATATCAAGGATCCCAATATTCTCTACTTCCAGACCGATTATCTAAAGGCCGTCGCTCCCGAATCGGAAAACGTACAGTTGAACCTGGACGGTGAACTGGGCGGCCGGCTCCCCTGCGAGTGCCGGGCGCTGCGGGGACATTTGGAAGTGTTTGTGCCGTAGGGTGACGGGTTTTGAGAGGATTAAGAGCTGAGAGGATACGAACATGCTGCTGTATGATTCGTTTTTCTACACAGCAGATGGTATAGTGAATGGAGAGAAACGGTGGAGGGAACGGAGAAGGATAGCGTCACAGGTGGGTGTTTTCCTTTTTTATCTACCCGAGAAAGTTAACCTTCGGGAAGCCTTCGCGAACCTTCGCGAACCTCCGCCGCTAACGCGATAAGGAATGATGGTATAAGAAAAACTTCGGCGTTCACCGCCACTGGGCAAGAATGGGCGACGCCGAGTTTTCTCATGTTTTTGGACAAAAGGAGCAGACAGAAGAGTGGCCAAGCCGAAAAAGCGAAAGCAGACGACGGAATTGAATAGTGGGAAGCGGGCAAAGCAGACGGGTAAAAGAGAAGCGGATCGAAGGCAGGCGAATCGAGCGCGAATGGATCGCATGCAAACGGATCGCTCGCAAACCGACCGGACGCAAACGGATCGAACGCAGGCTAACCGGACACAAACGGTGCGTATGCAAGATGATAGAACGCAAGCCGGTGGAACACAGGCTACTGGCAGTAGAAAAGAGCGGTTGAGCTCGGACCAACTGCGCCAAGCAGATCAATCAGCCAAAAGGCTGGTTAGAGAAAAGGATAGCGCGCGACCCGGCCCCAAACAGGACAAAACGAAACGAAACCGAAAGGGAGGGGTTGTTGGCGCAGCCGCTGTCAGCGGAAGATCTGCCAGCAAAGCAGCTGCCAGTAGAGCAGATGCCACTCGAACAGCTACTACTAACACACCGGGAGTCATCGTTCAGAAGGAAACGCCAAACCTCCCTGTCTCGGTCGGGCAGATCATCGAGCTGGATGTAACCGGTCTGACCCATGATGGAGCAGGTGTCGGCCGATACGAAGGCTATACGCTGTTCATCCCGCAGGTACTGGCTGGTGAGCGGGTGCGGGTGCAGGTGGAGCATACCAAAAAGAAGTACGGCTTTGCCAAGCTGCTGGAGATCCTCAAACAGGCGGAGACCCGTGTGGCGCCTCCTTGTCCGGTATTTGACCGCTGCGGCGGCTGTTCCCTGCAGCATTTGGATTATGGGGAGCAGCTGCGGCATAAGCGGCAGATCGTGGTGGATAATCTGCGACGGATCGGCCGGTTTTCCGTGGCGGGGGAAGACGACCAGCGAGACAACGGTGCGCCCGGGCAGATGGGGGATCAGGTCGGACAGCGGAATGGACAGCAAACTGAACAGCAAACTGAACAGCAAACTGAACCTGCACCCCCTGTCATCGTCCATCCCACGATCGGCATGGATGAGCCGTGGCGTTATCGCAACAAAGCGCAGGTACCGATCGGTGAGCAGGACGGCGGATTGGTTGGCGGTTTTTACGCAGAACGCTCCCATACGATTGTCGACATCGACCAATGCCTGATTCAAAATGAAGCCAGCGACGCCATTGTAGGAGTGGTAAAGCGGATGGCTGCCCGAGTGGGTATTACTGCTTACGACGAAGTGAACCATACCGGACTGCTGCGTCACGTGGTGACCAAGGTGGGCGTGAGGACAGGCGAGATCATGGTCGTGCTGATCACCACGGAAGAATTTATCCCCAACCGGGAACTGCTGATCGA contains these protein-coding regions:
- a CDS encoding ROK family glucokinase; its protein translation is MAQTMIAGVDLGGTAIKAALLTMEGDILRKTQVPTPVTEGADRVIGRMMETIDQLLAEEGQQRSSLAGIGIGVPGPVDEATGSVHEAVNLYWKSVPLKQKLEQLSGLSISVDNDANTAALGEMWRGAGQGAKDMVAITLGTGVGGGVIANGRIIHGVRGVGGEIGHVTVVPAGGPLCNCGRTGCLETFASATAIIREGTQVAAEGKSETLAAVLEQNGALTAKDVFDAAKAGDAAAVKVVDDAAYYLGLGLSHLANILNPGKIVIGGGVAAAGDFLFERVREEFRRYTFSHAAESCEIVPAILGNDAGVIGAAWLVHEQQIGK
- a CDS encoding diacylglycerol kinase, translated to MIRARLIYNPSSGREVVRRRLPDILDFLEEAGFETSCYATKGKNDATKEAERAVARGFDVVIAAGGDGTIYEVVNGIAEKKHRPSLGIIPCGTSNDLARALNIPRSIGQACEIITNGRTKRIDLGRVNDRYFINIAGGGSFTELTYEVPSKLKTMLGQLAYYVKGIEKLPSIRPTRMRLQTRDKVVIDDEIMLFLVANSHSVGGFHRLAPSADLSDGLLDCLVLKKTSLPDFVRLATMAIKGDHIKDPNILYFQTDYLKAVAPESENVQLNLDGELGGRLPCECRALRGHLEVFVP
- the rlmD gene encoding 23S rRNA (uracil(1939)-C(5))-methyltransferase RlmD, which translates into the protein MQTDRSQTDRTQTDRTQANRTQTVRMQDDRTQAGGTQATGSRKERLSSDQLRQADQSAKRLVREKDSARPGPKQDKTKRNRKGGVVGAAAVSGRSASKAAASRADATRTATTNTPGVIVQKETPNLPVSVGQIIELDVTGLTHDGAGVGRYEGYTLFIPQVLAGERVRVQVEHTKKKYGFAKLLEILKQAETRVAPPCPVFDRCGGCSLQHLDYGEQLRHKRQIVVDNLRRIGRFSVAGEDDQRDNGAPGQMGDQVGQRNGQQTEQQTEQQTEPAPPVIVHPTIGMDEPWRYRNKAQVPIGEQDGGLVGGFYAERSHTIVDIDQCLIQNEASDAIVGVVKRMAARVGITAYDEVNHTGLLRHVVTKVGVRTGEIMVVLITTEEFIPNRELLIEAIRQEVSGVASIVQNINPERTNVIFGNSTITLWGSDVIYDYIGPIKFAISARSFYQVNPTQTEILYGKTLEYAGLTGEEKVIDAYCGIGTISLFLAQKAGHVYGVEIVPEAIADARRNAELNGVANATFEVGAAEHVIPAWKEQGITPDVIVVDPPRKGCDEALLATILQMRPKRVVYVSCNPATLARDLKVLADGYVVEEVQPVDMFPHTGHVECCSLLVRKDQ